In Nymphalis io chromosome 13, ilAglIoxx1.1, whole genome shotgun sequence, the genomic stretch CATCCGTCATCGAGCACCCGCAATGGTGAGCCTAGTGGAGACCTGGATTTAAAATGATCAGCGAATATGTTAGCGATGTTATCAGGCCGATCAGTGTTCCCAACACTCACAggaagtagtaacagcctgtgaatatcccactgctgagaaggattggagcttattccaccacgctgctccaatgcggcttggcacatgtggcaggatttcagtgaaatcagaaacatgcaggtttcctcgcgatgttttccttcaccgtataacacgagatgaattataatcacaaattaagaacatgaaaattcagtggtgcttgccctgggtttgaagccacgatcatcggttaagattcacgcgttcatactactgggccatctcggcttttttacagGAAGGCCAGGCCTAAAATCAAAAATTTCTGCAAGTGTTTGGCATTACGATGTGAGGCCAAAATATCATGCTTAATATGCTCTTGGTGAATCTGACACAACTTAAGTTTACTTTTAGACACTTTTCGTGTAAGGCACATGTCGTTTTAGATCTCACCAGAAGTTGGCTTCTTGTGCCACAACCATGTCTGATACTTAAGCCTGGCCTGCGCGTGAGCATCAAGTAAATGCCTATTCCTCTCCACAACACGGCCAACAGGTGTATTTTTCCGTGTCTCAACTTGACTCTGTTCAGCGGCCtctgataaaatattaacaatgttGGTATACAAATCATCAAGAATTCGCCTATGTTCATAATGATTACAATGCCTATTACTGCATAGACCAAGTTCCTGTCAGAATTCAATTAGTCTTAATTTACTATTACGCATATtatagtacttatttattttttcactgtTCCTTGTCTAGGGTAACCCAGATAACTTTATTATGTGATGTTTTATGAACTTTGCACTTAGGATTAATTTCATCTAGACTGCACTCTACAAAAAGCGGAAGGTGATCAGACCAGAATACATCGCTTACTATACCAATATTAGTAACCGTTAGACAAGCGGATTGCCTTACTAAAGGCCACATAGAGAAAATCATGTGACTTGACATTCACCCTCAAAAAAAACACCTGTCTCTCTCTATTTCTTAAAAGATGAGAAGATCTCAAGATCATGCAAAATATACTAAACATTAGATACTTAAATTGCGAAGTATATACTggattatatttgtattgtattttattattctcaACTAACTCTAATGTTTTCGGGTTCACCCAGCAATAGCTATATTGAGATACTTGAACGTTTTCAGAccaaatacttaatatttttacaacaacaacactgtaacaaatatttttacagcgacttaaaattgaaaacagtaaaagaagaagaaatagaatatagtaaaatatatcagCAACAAATAACGAAACACGGAAAAAACTGTCTCTAAAATGCACTAGAGATGGAactctataatataaatgaccGAAAAGACTGTTGCCTAACCTACTCTGCTGGCGACTGTACTCGCCGAAAGGCCGATCAGAGCACTTTAAAAGAAACTCGATGCTTATTGATTTTGATAGATTGCCCTGTTGCAAGCGAAAAAAAAGTGGACGGGCATGCACACAGCCCCACCgattaatattagtatggttttgtagtaaatatttttaaatttatagattgttttgaataaacaaatgacattatagtgtttaatttttcatgttacatataatatttgttattataaagtagCATtggttaaataatacaatatttttcaattaagcaaactacatatattattttaatcacttGTGACTGCTGACTACATTTAGCATATAGCCAAGCCATTGTAGTCTTGTAGATAAGTTCACAGTTCATAAATATAGACAagtaattatttagtattagcTTTATCAATGCCCACACTTGTCGGGCATAATCGTATCAGACAACTGccttttgtaaatatacttttaaaaatatttaattagtttacaTAACAAAAGCAAGTCTATCAtagtagtatattttttttaggtttagGATTAAATTTAGGAAATAGTTCATATtcttgtttttcttttgtacatCTTTTGTGCTCATTCAGATAGGTTACCAAAAATCATAActgtataaatatcatttttttataatttttaataaaagtatatctgAACTTCTGTAATTAATGTGTTGCTGTTCTTCTggtattttttcaatatagaaaAACTCAGTAAGCTTCTCATAAAATAGATTCCATAGCTTCTTTTGAATATCTGAATCTCTGAGTTCCtgagttaaatatattgttggtTTCTTTTTTATCGTGTTATTTAAGCATTGTAAGGTTTCTATAAGAGGGTCGATTGCCTGAAAAGTGTTCAAATATAGTATATGTGTCCTAGATGTGTCAATACTACATGTTAATTCTACAAGCCAATAGCAAATccaaattaataatagttaataaaaaaataataatcaaagcattcatattaatatattattaaaaaatctatacaaAACACTACTTTACAAGCAATTGACTAAACAGttcaatgttattattacatCTTCATAATAAACACAATCAGCTAAAACAATCATGTCAAATTCTTGTTTATGAATTTCGGAATTTTTGTCACCCCACACTAAAGACTCGGCTATTGCATATCCTCCCATACTAAcaattttctgtttattttctGATATATTCAAACGGAGTAAAGGTAGAGCTTCAGGTAAGTCTGTAAGTGTTACTTGAgccctaaaaatataatattttgagacTGAAACATATAAACTttacatgttataaaaaaataataaatattgctgacCCTAATGTTGCAGCTGTAAGCCCAACTACTCCCAATCCAGACCCCAATTCTAATACCTTTATACCACTCAAAAAGTCAGCTTTATGCTGACACATAGTTTCAAGGTATTTTGCAAGGACAAGGGAAGCATCCCATACAACGCAATTAACGTCACCTTCtaacttttgaaatatttttaaagtctttAAGCATACTTCTATATCAATTTCTCTCGGAAATAAATCATTTAGTTGAAAACAAGAGGTTCTGTGAGACATTACAGTTTTTCTTTTACGTGAATTTATAAGaccaaatatgttttaaaattattttacaactaATGAGGTGGACAAATTTAcgatttttaagtatattttaagtaaacaaaattcTTTGTTATATATGTCAGTCAGTTGTTATTATTTGATCATTAGATTTTTAAAGAACACGAATGAttcacttaaaattataatactctTGATTTTCTTGTTAAATCTAAAGTAAATACACTTaaaacttgaaaaataaatgtttttcttataaatcaaaatgtatttgatttaagACATTAATCCATAATGTGTGATTCTTCACTCAAGCAAACCTGTCAAGCAAATATCACAGAGTTCTAAAATCTTGTAAATTGTAGTAGAGACAAATCACAGAAAGCTTGCAAACATCGTTGTCTCTTGTAGTGTCTATAATTCCAAGTCACTTAAGaccgaatttaaatatataatatggtcAAGTTGAAAGTCTTTTACTTCTCCCGTATAGATAATTCTACAAACTcaagcaaaaataatatatttaataattaagaattactgacataaatatcaagtattattaatactaatatttgatatttatgttactaattttaatagtaaaacaaatataagtaggtattaaattattattagttcatcatcatcatcatcatcatatcagccgaaagacgtccactgctagacaaatatgattattagttaataataataattattagtaatagcttattttaaagaaaagtgTTTGAAAATCGTATGTACAAGTTTCTGCTCGTTCTGGCTTTACCTACATGTGACGGTAGAGAGGGAGTCGGGTGTTAGTACCCTTTTCCTGTATCCTTAACAATGCATGCAAAACTTTATGATGAATTTCGGTTAactagttaagacgtgaaagcgtaacaaatatataaacaaacttatttGACAgtgatagaaaaaaatgtataataattaataaaatgttcatttttttacctttatacattcataattaaacaacaaattaaatattctttacattaatatttcaacaaatGTAATAGAATTAAATTACGTTATAGAAATAAACCTCATTAATCTATGATAAGTCTATGATAATATAGACCAAGTAATCAATATAGATTTTTAATGGCAAGACTTTAATCATATGACAGTCAGCCATAAGTTTTCGAACAAAATGGGTGTAACAATGGCTCTATTTTGGATTACCCTGGTAATATCAATAATTGGTAAGTATTTTTTACaccacaataatttatattagatttgcaaattattaaaaacgtttGATTTAACTTTTCTATAGGATCTAATGCTGGGGGCGAATTTAGTGTTCTGCATAGCCCGCAATCCTTGAAGTTTGCAGGTTCAAGTAAAACCTTTGAAAGCCTACTGAAGGAAGTATTCTCTGCTTCTCTGGGGCTGTCCGTAGAagaggtaaaataaatatatttttaatttggtaaaatacgaataaattgttaaatgtgAATTTGTTTGAAtgtgaatttaaatcaatttaaattatatcatatcatcTAATGTCTAATTAGAAATtagtataattgtaatattgatTTGCTCTTAACAGAATTCGGAATGGAATGGACTTTCAATAGTAGATCCTTTCAACACTCCTGAAGCCGTTGTTGAAGTTTACATAGATGGCGTGTCCTCATTGGGAGAAAATGTAAGATTGTTCAAATAAGTTAttcataaaatgatttttatcatgaagcaattttctatttaatataatttttacgatcgtttttttttttaaattataggctGGCCTTAAAGGTAAAAATTTTCCTCTGATTGTTGATGAATATGAACCAGACACTTATGATGCTATTGAGCACAGGATTAACCAGAGGTTTACAAATGGTGGCAACAAACTGGTCAAAATCAAATTATCTGAGGCAGATGATGTAAGTAAAGTTTAATGCTCTGGTGCATTCtatatagagtataaaattatacatttagcATTCCATCTTTAAactgaaaatatgttttataacatagttttctatttattaatttcagctATTATCAGCCTCAAAAATTTTTGGAGAAATCACACCCCAAAAAGTATCAAAACAAACATTGCAGCATTTGAAATATGACAGAAATGAGGAAGATTATCAATTTCTTTATGAACTAGAAGTTTTGAAAGCTTTAACAGTAAAGGTATGTAGTATGCTAAGTAGTAGTTCTTACTTTAGTTTGCTTataataaaccttttttattaacaactattatgaatctttaattttttttattatttgtatattatataatataatgtcattGTAAAACTTTGTGTGACGTGTCAATGCTCTATCACTTTTCAAATGTCTACaataattgttacaaaaatGATGTCACTATTTATTTCTATCTTATCTTTAGATCAGATCTGGAGCAATTTCAGCAGACAACATTCTTGATTTCTACAACATAAGGTTCCGTTCTTTACACCCATTGTCCGATTTACATGGTCCTAATTCTCTACAAACTAAAGAAGCGAAAAAACTATTAGGTGAGTCTTACAACAttaagagaaaatatttaaatgtgataagttcttaatatatacaaagttttattgcagaaaaattataaacaattgtttaattaataccaAATAAGTGAGTGCCTCATCAAACAAATgaacacattttttaaacagCCTATTAGTGTTATATactcatttttatatgttattaagaaAAGTCTATAAcctaaaatctttatttaatctttataacTATACTTGTAaaagtacttatatatttttattcaattacatatGGAACATTTAAATCAGCAAAAAATAACTAGCTTACATAATTGAGTTATAACAGTGAGACTGTCTTCATACACAGGAAAAGCATTGCAGGAGCTGAGTGATGCATTTGTAAAGGCCTATGAAGGATCTGTTCTAGTGACAGCTGTTACTACTGATGTGGCACACACAAGATCTATTAGAGCTGCACCTGAATTCAGAATAGAGGCACAGGTAATTTACTACAATATTtagatagattataaatatctctatgaacattattaaatagctgaatttaaacaatatttttattgaatataacatttattacttaTGTTATAGAATGAGAAGAAACTTCTCAGGGACAGCAATAAAACAGttagtttaaaaattacttGCAAGATGGAGTATTATTTTTTGTCGTTGTAAACTGTAGATAGTGATTTAGTggttattacatgtatatgggAAAATCCATTTGTATAAAGACatttaagggtccgttcacacagaccggctcggagaggagagcagatttttatcacgttggaaacagtgttttgagtgattgtagtaaagtttatttttgcatttgcaccttttttgtcattaaaaatgcctgaacgcgcttcgtgtgaagtaataaaaggagccgaccggctccgcttgcgtgctctttctcgctcgcacccgctttcagatctcttccagccggtcgatgtgaaatagttggcggctccgctccggccaattccaagcgtatacgacccggtctgtgtgaaaagaaaaaagcaggccgatgctctccgagccggtctgtgtgaacggaccctaaagcTAGCTATGAAAACTTGTTGTAGacttattaatactatttatttagattaattaatgaaataaaagtatgttttatatgtaggtactaatattaaacaataattgtaaatttcagGATAACTACACAGCTGATTATGCtgctattttcaatattatgttGTGGTTCGGAGTGGTGTTTACATTTACACTGGTCGCTATTGTCTATGCTATTATGGACATGGACCCTGGCAGAGATTCCATCATTTACCGCATGACAAGCACTAGAATGAAGAAAGAcaactaaattatatatctttCTATAGTGAAGCCATGTGTTTTCTCTTTGTAGTACCAATATTAAACATTTGAATATGTAAAGGAGTCAAATTTCTTATGCATATTCTGTGGACCTACACCCATTATTGATTAAACGAGATAACCTTAGGTTAAAACTCGGTAACTTATTGTATGAATAAGTGTAATATAGTGTTATGTGAGTTGTAATTTTATGTTCTTGAAATAAAGGTAtgtgaaataattgttttattgatcATGAATTATTTcgcaatataaaacaataatattttttttgtaaatatagtaTCATAAACCCACAGTTGAAAGACACATTACCTGAATTTGTATGCATTTATCCACAACATTTAAAGTGCAAGGcacttatataaagtaaataaatagtccatttttaatttgaataggCTTAGAGGCCACTCCTAACTAAGTTAGAGTTTTCGACTCTGGATTggattagtattttttgtacaaacaaAAGTAAAACTCAATTAAGAAAACATTCTATTCATCGCATTTTTCtgctaatgaaattaataaaacaggcacagtaattttttatttacaaaatacactTAATACCTAAATTCTATCCAATCAAGTTTAGATTGAAAACAAGGTATGACGATTGCCAGCATAAGAGTGATGCGTGCATCAGAATGACTACTAAGTGATAGATCAGCATACTACCCTACCAGCATTTAATAGGTATACCTAcctattaaatgaatataataacatgtgtgaaaaaattatgattatatcatgtaaatgtttttttataagcaaatgaatttgggcgctctcgtataatttcTGCTCCGTcagagttttgactgtgacgtcacatcgccggTTGGTTATTGCGGGCGACATTTTTGCGATACGTGCattgataattttgtatttattttaaccttctttgtgatttgacgGCCAAATATGttactttactaataataatattagaacgattattaatttattattttatgttaaaataagagcagtattttcaaGTAGACCTGCACATAATCTACCAAAAatcgatcttatgattgcggattctttcacaaatcactcgaaatatattagtgaacttattattattgtttattttaatattttgttaatgcagtTGATCATAACTCTAATCGGCAATAAGTCCGtattcttcatttatttatattagatactagtgctttccgctttcgatagaagataatatcgatatagattacaatttaattttacgtacacAGTTCGGGGCGCGATAGTTACGATATAGAGCCAcggtatattattgtaaattttcctctaatgaaagtgcaaataaaattaacaatctcgaaggtgaaggatgcaaacatactatGTCATTGGTAGCGCTCATAGCGATGTGAGGCGcctacttttaatgaaataatctgttactggaagaaaccttttttatgtaaaagggggGCAAACAAGCAGAAGGCTTTCCTGATGGGAAGTGATTACCACTGTCTAAGGACAGCAACACCGGAGTTCTTGCAGGTACGTTGTCGGCCTTAAAGGAATGAGTAGGCTTaggcttttcttgaaggtttctgagtcataacggttcggaaaagtcgccgggtAATATGGTTCCGTGGAAATGgcaggaaatgctttaaaaatagcgctgtagtagtggatttccagacatcgagatggtatggatggaatttagaatatAGACGCGATGTCCGGTGATTCAGCGCATGGGATTAATCTAGACTAAGTAGTTCCTCAGAGCATCCTCCGTAAAAGATGTGATAGAAGATGCAGAGTGATAATGACATGACATCTCTCCCGCCCAGAGATGCGAGCAGTACTCCATATGGGGCTGAGTTTCCGCCTTTTAGAATTTTAGGCGAGGAGCTGACATGAAGTACTGGCTTACTTTGTTGAGCACACAAAGCTTTTAGAGACTAATGTGGCTTCACCTTCCAATAGACCGCCGAACTTAACGTCCAGATACAGGATTTGGTAGCGAGGCGGTATTCTCAAAATAAGGGGATggtcattttagaagtcatcgcGCTAACTTGTTTCGGTTTGGGGTTGAGTTTTACCAAGCATGGTTGGCTCCAATCTCAGGCTTTGGTTAATAAAAACCTGTTATTTCAGACATAAGTTTATACTCATCGAcgtgttcccgacaaatattagcGCGGACAGTATATAAGGCGTctacagtgctgtcgtctgccaacattgaatgatgctaatttgcacatgttattaaaatacagaAGAAGCAGAGTAGGTGGCAGCTCtacgtttaattatatactgtaacatgGCGATTCAAAAGTCCCCTTATAAGCCTATGAAAATGACATTTGTATCAAATGTACTATATTAGACTACGTATTTGATTTTCAAAGTAACCTAGtatggtaaaaatcaatttcaatgggtcaCAGTCATTAACTTATATCATTGACGATGCGGCgttgtttacaaataatcttcaagattaacaataaacctaagattaacattaaaatgtatttttcatcgatacaaactcttatgacaacactatcggtattcaacgtatcaaggcCATATTGCGAACATTAatgatgtttatattaaacgaatgcCGATAACTAGtctgtaaaattaaatgtttgatcctaaaactaaaaacttataaatacgacaaatttcacTACTAAGGTTGAGTACCTTATTAAAATActcatcacgaaaatatctgcttgtttttgttgataatatatatagaaaaagtatttttactaagttctatttgttaaattagtatgctatggtattgtatatatatatatataacatacatatacatatatatatgaaagtgtttttttatactaaccaaaataaaaataaaatcaagaataacgcgaaaatttAGGCGAAATTGTATGGACGAACGAGCAACgttgggcgatgtgacgtcacgcgttGATCGGTCGCTCCggaaaagaatttaagaactcgtaactttaaaaatttgtaaaaaattcatttatgcagatatcgtaaaaaatcttttgccagtattttttatattttaaatatgatcttttgagataataaaaaaataagctcatcttcctaattgCTTTACTCATTGCTTATAAATCTATTGTAGTTTTAgcctaaaaaagtaaaaaaatatttaaaatatatatacctattgtCAACTATTTGACAGTTAACACATTCTTGAAAGTTGACAGATGACATtattgagttttattattttatgtagtaAAAAATTGTCACAATATCCAAAGTCGTTAATTATCCCAATATCATGATTGCGTCGATGCGAAAGTAATAACGgaatttttgtaattgaatttgcaatatttttatttattttaatcaatgaaaAGGACTCGAAATGATGCAGTTAAAGCTGCTGTTACTTCCTACTTAGAACGACGGAATTACCCCgtaaataaaacgataataaaCCATGaccatattaatatttaaaatgtggtTTAACTTcctaaatttgttattgtttcaggacatcgatttttttaataacactaaTTCTTCAAGTCGTAGTGCCGAGGAAATGGCTGTAGCGACTATCGTACAAAGTGAAGCGAGTAGAGCAAACTCTATTTTGTTTTCATGCATAAACAACGACCCTGGACATTATGATGTTCAATACACAAGGTGATATTAGTCAggataaattttaatagaatagtatGTAGCATTTTATGTTATGTGCTTTTTATTTCTAACCGTAATTCTTTCTTTTTATAGGCTTGTTAATTTCATTAAAGGTATTAAAACCGAAAATGTGAAAAATGAATTACTTGGTCTATTGACCCCATTGTTATGTCATCTATATCTAGAAATGTTGCGGGGTGGACATGGAGGAGCTGCACAAATGTTCCTAAAAAGGCATTCTGCTTCATTACCACAAAAAGATTTATCTTATCATCAGCCTATTGATGGAAATCTACCCTCAGCACTTTACCGTCCTAATAGCTTGGAGcagttatttaattcattacaaAATGGTACTATAGATAATGAAACTCCAGAAAAAGATTATATGAACCAGCTACTGGACGATATTGGTACAGTGTATACATTACAAGAAGTAGAATCTCGTCCGTCTATTGCAGcttttaggtattttatttatttatattgataagaaCACTGACAgtattttatgtactttaaatggaggtaattaaattttatttgtttctgaACAGGTCTTGTAAATATGACATTTACTTATCACAGGATGCACTAAATATGTTGAAAACATATTTAGCCAAACATGGACATGTTTTATTGATACAAGTTTTTCAGACTTGGTTTcacatagatataaataatgaaaatagaaaaaacccTGTAAGTTATTATTGCTTATCttgcaataataaaatgttgacatcacttatttttgttttttattttaggagGACGATGAAGAACAGACTGATGACGAAAGAAATGTCAATTCTGTAAATTGTGTTGAAAAAGGGAACGATAATGGTAACctgatttatcttttaaattttttttaatattaataattataggtaAGCTTAAATACACTTCAATTTAATATCTCcagatatattttcaaaatgtaaTGGCCATGCAGAATACCAATCTGTGGATAAAGAATTAAGAGAACTGCAGGATGCAATCAAAGGTGTTAGAGAAAATATGGCACCGCTTAAATTGTACAAAATAGCTGCTCCAGATACACAGTaaggaatattatatattaattaagttaatgtataactttacaaaaaaacttcAAACAAACACATGTGTCCTTTGTCGGATATCCTCAACTCTTAGAACTGTATATCAaacaaataatcataaaaaaatataatctctaACTAAAGAAATTGATACAATAAAGACTAACAAATCTCTGGTGTGTATGTattaatcatgttttttttatatagtctaGTGTGTGCAAAAACTGACCAATACTGTAATGTATTATGTGGAGGATTTGATAATTCGGAATTAAGATTGTGGGATCTtggtcaaaataatattaagagaaAGATCAACAGAAACATATCAGAAATTGAATTGGCTTGCTGCATTCCACCTGAACCAGAAACGCCTTTGGATACTACATTGTATGTaacaagatttatataataatttaaaagtaaaaaggaaAGTAACAGCATAtaaatgtccctctgctgggctaagacctcctctcccttagaAGAGAAggattgaagcttattccaccacaatgCTCCAATGCTGTTTTGTGCATGACGTAAATGTGGTGGACTTTCATCAGACACAGGCATAATACAATTCCATATcagcataatataattactaatattaattaggtgtaataagatataaatttataagaagaTTGTACTCTATTAAAATACTAACTAAATGGAATGGATCATGCATTTTAAGCTATATTtcctttatttatagtattgttttattgcAACTTTTATTTCAGTCAAATTGGAACAGGATTACCATTAAGAGGGCATTCTGGTCCAGTACAAGCAGTTAGTATACTTTCTAGAGAAGAGTTAGTACTTTCAGCCTCACATGATAATACAATGAGGGCATGGAGATTGTCAGACTATTCATGTGCATCCATATATAGGTagatttgttttgattttaatttttttttactttgaaataatgt encodes the following:
- the LOC126772934 gene encoding ATPase H(+)-transporting accessory protein 2; the encoded protein is MTVSHKFSNKMGVTMALFWITLVISIIGSNAGGEFSVLHSPQSLKFAGSSKTFESLLKEVFSASLGLSVEENSEWNGLSIVDPFNTPEAVVEVYIDGVSSLGENAGLKGKNFPLIVDEYEPDTYDAIEHRINQRFTNGGNKLVKIKLSEADDLLSASKIFGEITPQKVSKQTLQHLKYDRNEEDYQFLYELEVLKALTVKIRSGAISADNILDFYNIRFRSLHPLSDLHGPNSLQTKEAKKLLGKALQELSDAFVKAYEGSVLVTAVTTDVAHTRSIRAAPEFRIEAQDNYTADYAAIFNIMLWFGVVFTFTLVAIVYAIMDMDPGRDSIIYRMTSTRMKKDN
- the LOC126772938 gene encoding TAF5-like RNA polymerase II p300/CBP-associated factor-associated factor 65 kDa subunit 5L isoform X1 is translated as MKRTRNDAVKAAVTSYLERRNYPDIDFFNNTNSSSRSAEEMAVATIVQSEASRANSILFSCINNDPGHYDVQYTRLVNFIKGIKTENVKNELLGLLTPLLCHLYLEMLRGGHGGAAQMFLKRHSASLPQKDLSYHQPIDGNLPSALYRPNSLEQLFNSLQNGTIDNETPEKDYMNQLLDDIGTVYTLQEVESRPSIAAFRSCKYDIYLSQDALNMLKTYLAKHGHVLLIQVFQTWFHIDINNENRKNPEDDEEQTDDERNVNSVNCVEKGNDNDIFSKCNGHAEYQSVDKELRELQDAIKGVRENMAPLKLYKIAAPDTHLVCAKTDQYCNVLCGGFDNSELRLWDLGQNNIKRKINRNISEIELACCIPPEPETPLDTTFQIGTGLPLRGHSGPVQAVSILSREELVLSASHDNTMRAWRLSDYSCASIYRGHNYPIWCMDVSKNGLFIVTGSHDRTAKLWSLDRTFPIRVFVGHMSDVTCVKFHPNEAYMATGGADRSVRLWSVCDARLVRVLCGHRAVVRALAFSPAGTHLASAGDDKKIKIWDLAACTCVHEYRGHHGKVTALDWSAVGKPSLSNRICTDPNDTNADYSILCSAGMDGIVKVVWDTNTKNKQVSGQDISNSTYNTKCSYLVDVQVHPDWMVAIGTKR
- the LOC126772938 gene encoding TAF5-like RNA polymerase II p300/CBP-associated factor-associated factor 65 kDa subunit 5L isoform X2, with product MAVATIVQSEASRANSILFSCINNDPGHYDVQYTRLVNFIKGIKTENVKNELLGLLTPLLCHLYLEMLRGGHGGAAQMFLKRHSASLPQKDLSYHQPIDGNLPSALYRPNSLEQLFNSLQNGTIDNETPEKDYMNQLLDDIGTVYTLQEVESRPSIAAFRSCKYDIYLSQDALNMLKTYLAKHGHVLLIQVFQTWFHIDINNENRKNPEDDEEQTDDERNVNSVNCVEKGNDNDIFSKCNGHAEYQSVDKELRELQDAIKGVRENMAPLKLYKIAAPDTHLVCAKTDQYCNVLCGGFDNSELRLWDLGQNNIKRKINRNISEIELACCIPPEPETPLDTTFQIGTGLPLRGHSGPVQAVSILSREELVLSASHDNTMRAWRLSDYSCASIYRGHNYPIWCMDVSKNGLFIVTGSHDRTAKLWSLDRTFPIRVFVGHMSDVTCVKFHPNEAYMATGGADRSVRLWSVCDARLVRVLCGHRAVVRALAFSPAGTHLASAGDDKKIKIWDLAACTCVHEYRGHHGKVTALDWSAVGKPSLSNRICTDPNDTNADYSILCSAGMDGIVKVVWDTNTKNKQVSGQDISNSTYNTKCSYLVDVQVHPDWMVAIGTKR
- the LOC126772909 gene encoding protein N-lysine methyltransferase METTL21D-like, which codes for MSHRTSCFQLNDLFPREIDIEVCLKTLKIFQKLEGDVNCVVWDASLVLAKYLETMCQHKADFLSGIKVLELGSGLGVVGLTAATLGAQVTLTDLPEALPLLRLNISENKQKIVSMGGYAIAESLVWGDKNSEIHKQEFDMIVLADCVYYEDAIDPLIETLQCLNNTIKKKPTIYLTQELRDSDIQKKLWNLFYEKLTEFFYIEKIPEEQQHINYRSSDILLLKIIKK